The following are encoded in a window of Flavobacterium cupriresistens genomic DNA:
- the lpxB gene encoding lipid-A-disaccharide synthase: MKYYIIAGEASGDLHGSNLMKALYEEDPQAEIRFWGGDLMQKVGGTLVKHYRELAFMGFVEVIFNLKTILTNITICKKDIAAFQPDVIIFIDYPGFNMRIAKWAKALNYKTHYYISPQIWAWKESRIKAIKHDIDKMFVILPFEKSFYEDKHHFPVAFVGHPLIDAIQNQPAFDEAVFRKENQLSDRPIIAVLPGSRQQEITKMLSVMLSVVDDFQDYEFVIAGAPSQDFGFYQQFITNKNIKFISNKTYALLRSSTAALVTSGTATLETALFKVPEVVCYKGSNISYQIAKRIITLKYISLVNLIMDQEVVTELIQSDCNTKRIKEELYKILEPAYRQKLLQNYDILEQKLGGVGASKKTAKLIVADLKPL, translated from the coding sequence ATGAAATACTACATAATAGCTGGTGAAGCCTCCGGAGACCTACATGGTTCTAATTTAATGAAAGCCTTATACGAGGAAGATCCTCAGGCCGAAATCAGATTCTGGGGTGGTGACTTAATGCAAAAAGTGGGCGGAACTTTGGTAAAACACTATCGCGAATTGGCTTTTATGGGTTTTGTGGAAGTTATTTTTAATCTAAAAACCATTTTAACCAATATTACTATTTGCAAAAAAGACATTGCCGCTTTTCAACCCGATGTTATTATTTTTATTGATTATCCGGGGTTTAATATGCGTATTGCAAAATGGGCTAAAGCTTTAAATTACAAAACACACTATTATATTTCGCCACAAATCTGGGCCTGGAAAGAAAGCAGAATCAAAGCAATCAAACATGATATTGATAAAATGTTTGTCATTTTGCCTTTTGAAAAAAGCTTTTATGAAGACAAACATCATTTTCCAGTAGCTTTTGTAGGGCATCCGCTGATTGATGCGATTCAGAATCAGCCAGCCTTTGATGAAGCTGTTTTTAGAAAAGAAAATCAATTAAGCGATCGACCAATTATTGCTGTTTTACCGGGAAGTCGTCAGCAGGAAATCACCAAAATGCTAAGTGTAATGCTGAGTGTCGTAGACGATTTTCAAGACTATGAATTTGTAATCGCCGGTGCCCCAAGTCAGGATTTTGGGTTTTACCAGCAATTTATCACCAATAAAAATATCAAATTTATCTCGAATAAAACCTATGCCCTGCTTCGATCATCGACTGCAGCTTTGGTTACCTCGGGTACTGCAACTTTAGAAACGGCTTTGTTTAAAGTTCCTGAAGTCGTTTGTTATAAAGGAAGCAACATTTCGTATCAGATTGCAAAACGCATTATTACCTTAAAATACATCTCTCTGGTCAATTTAATTATGGATCAGGAAGTCGTAACCGAGTTAATTCAGAGTGACTGCAATACGAAACGCATAAAAGAAGAGTTATATAAAATACTGGAACCTGCTTACCGTCAAAAATTGTTGCAAAACTATGATATTTTAGAGCAAAAATTAGGAGGTGTCGGAGCCAGTAAAAAAACAGCAAAACTTATTGTTGCTGATTTAAAACCGCTTTAA
- the surE gene encoding 5'/3'-nucleotidase SurE encodes MKHEKPLILVTNDDGILAPGIRALISVMETIGDVLVVAPDKPQSAMGHAITINNTLYLDKISKENAKTIEYSCSGTPVDCVKLAVNEILKRKPDLCVSGINHGSNSSINVIYSGTMSAAVEAGIEGIPAIGFSLLDYDWNADFEPIKSFIKKITLETLANKLPEGVVLNVNFPKLKENEIKGIKVCRQAKALWVEKFDKRQTPFGKDYYWLSGKFVNEDKGEDTDEWALENGYISIVPVQFDLTAHHSIQQLNTWDLNE; translated from the coding sequence ATGAAACACGAAAAACCACTTATATTAGTTACCAATGATGATGGAATTCTGGCACCGGGAATCAGAGCTTTGATAAGTGTTATGGAAACAATCGGAGACGTACTTGTTGTTGCTCCCGACAAACCTCAAAGTGCCATGGGACATGCCATTACGATTAACAACACGCTATACTTGGATAAAATATCTAAAGAAAATGCGAAAACAATCGAATACAGCTGTTCCGGAACTCCTGTAGATTGTGTAAAACTAGCCGTAAATGAAATCTTAAAAAGAAAACCCGATTTATGCGTTTCTGGCATCAATCACGGATCAAATTCTTCTATAAATGTAATTTATTCCGGAACTATGAGTGCCGCTGTTGAAGCTGGAATTGAAGGAATTCCCGCGATTGGTTTTTCTTTGTTGGATTATGACTGGAATGCCGATTTTGAACCTATAAAATCATTCATAAAAAAAATAACCTTAGAAACGCTTGCCAATAAATTACCGGAAGGTGTTGTTCTGAATGTTAATTTTCCAAAGTTAAAAGAGAACGAAATTAAAGGAATAAAAGTTTGTCGTCAGGCCAAAGCGCTTTGGGTTGAAAAATTTGACAAACGACAAACTCCATTTGGTAAAGATTATTACTGGCTTTCGGGAAAATTTGTCAATGAAGACAAAGGAGAAGATACAGACGAATGGGCACTTGAAAATGGATACATCTCAATAGTTCCTGTACAATTTGATTTGACGGCGCACCATTCTATACAGCAACTTAACACCTGGGATTTAAATGAATAA
- a CDS encoding carboxy terminal-processing peptidase yields MNAIIKFMKRNYKILIAVLCLSVTLFAFKINADNKVDPDPNRDKTLLELLAFVIEKGHYSPAEINDEFSKGIFKDYIEALDPSKRFFLQSDIEEFKQYELMLDDQFLNKDLTFFNLTYTRLMKRMEESKKRYKTILAQPFNYSVDETFNSDYEHLPYAKNTTEINERWRKQIKLSTLSSLVAKQKIEEDKKKTDPAYKAKSFEALEKETRDSSLKSLDDNFSLIKDLNKEDWFSVYVNSIMARFDPHTSYFAPEDKDRFDVNISGKLEGIGARLTKKNDFTQIDELISGGPAWKGKQLEAGDLILKVAQGNEEPVDVVGMRLDDVVKKIKGHKGTEVKLTVKKVDGSIKVISIIRDVVEIEETYAKSSIVEKNGLKYGVIYLPKFYIDFENKDGRDAGKDIALEVERLKKEDVNGIVLDVRDDGGGSLSTVVDIAGLFIEEGPIVQVKSAGKKKEVLYDKDKKIEWDGPLVIMVNSFSASASEILAAAIQDYKRGVIIGSKQTYGKGTVQNVLDLNQFVRNANYGDLGALKITGQKFYRINGGSTQLEGVHSDVVMPDRYAYLKMGERDIDNAMPWDKIDQADYVTWTSNENFTRAIANSKNRIAQNPQFNLIEDNAKWIDVKSKENTYSLNITNFKATQEQVENEGKKYKPISDYKNNLVFKSLPYEELEIKSDATLKEKREAWHQALSKDVYVEEALNVLDDLQTKSNMVKSNSSKMKKDKLVKS; encoded by the coding sequence ATGAATGCTATTATTAAATTTATGAAAAGAAATTATAAAATACTTATAGCCGTATTATGTTTGTCGGTAACCTTGTTTGCTTTCAAAATAAATGCAGATAATAAAGTTGATCCGGACCCAAATAGAGATAAAACACTTTTAGAATTATTAGCTTTTGTTATAGAAAAAGGACATTATAGTCCGGCAGAAATTAATGATGAGTTCTCTAAGGGAATTTTTAAGGATTATATTGAGGCGCTGGATCCTTCAAAAAGATTCTTCCTGCAATCTGATATTGAAGAATTTAAGCAATATGAGCTAATGTTGGATGATCAGTTTTTAAATAAAGACCTTACTTTTTTCAACCTGACTTATACCAGATTGATGAAACGTATGGAGGAAAGCAAAAAGAGATATAAGACTATCTTAGCGCAGCCATTCAACTATAGTGTTGATGAAACTTTTAATTCTGATTACGAGCATTTGCCTTACGCAAAAAACACAACTGAAATTAATGAAAGATGGAGAAAGCAAATTAAACTTTCTACCCTTTCTTCACTTGTTGCCAAACAGAAAATAGAAGAAGACAAAAAGAAAACAGATCCTGCTTACAAAGCAAAATCTTTCGAAGCTTTAGAGAAAGAAACACGTGACAGTTCTTTAAAATCACTAGACGATAATTTCAGTCTGATTAAAGATTTAAATAAAGAAGATTGGTTTTCTGTGTACGTAAATTCTATTATGGCACGTTTTGATCCGCACACAAGTTATTTTGCTCCGGAAGACAAAGACCGTTTTGATGTTAATATCAGTGGAAAACTGGAAGGTATTGGAGCAAGATTAACCAAGAAAAATGATTTTACTCAAATTGACGAGCTAATTTCGGGTGGACCTGCCTGGAAAGGAAAACAACTTGAAGCAGGGGATTTAATTTTGAAAGTAGCACAAGGAAACGAAGAGCCTGTAGATGTTGTAGGGATGCGTTTGGATGATGTTGTGAAAAAAATTAAAGGACACAAAGGAACTGAAGTTAAACTTACCGTTAAAAAAGTAGATGGAAGCATCAAAGTTATTTCGATAATCAGAGACGTAGTAGAAATTGAAGAAACGTATGCAAAATCCAGTATTGTTGAAAAGAACGGATTGAAATATGGTGTAATTTATTTACCTAAATTTTATATCGATTTTGAAAACAAAGACGGTCGCGATGCCGGAAAAGATATTGCTCTTGAAGTAGAGAGATTGAAAAAAGAAGATGTCAACGGAATTGTATTGGATGTTCGTGATGATGGTGGTGGATCTTTATCTACAGTAGTTGATATTGCCGGTTTATTTATTGAAGAAGGACCAATTGTTCAGGTAAAATCTGCAGGTAAAAAGAAAGAAGTTTTATACGATAAAGATAAAAAAATCGAGTGGGACGGACCATTAGTAATTATGGTAAACAGTTTCTCTGCTTCTGCATCAGAAATATTAGCTGCGGCAATTCAGGATTACAAACGCGGTGTTATCATTGGAAGTAAGCAAACTTACGGAAAAGGAACCGTGCAAAATGTACTTGATTTGAATCAGTTTGTTCGTAATGCAAATTATGGCGACTTAGGTGCTTTGAAAATTACAGGACAAAAATTCTATAGAATCAACGGAGGTTCAACTCAATTAGAAGGGGTTCATAGTGATGTGGTGATGCCGGATCGTTATGCTTATCTGAAAATGGGAGAGCGTGATATCGACAATGCAATGCCTTGGGATAAAATAGATCAGGCTGATTATGTTACCTGGACTTCAAACGAAAATTTTACCAGAGCAATTGCGAACAGTAAAAACAGAATTGCTCAAAATCCGCAATTCAATTTAATTGAAGACAACGCAAAATGGATTGATGTGAAGAGCAAAGAGAATACGTACAGCTTGAACATTACAAACTTTAAAGCGACTCAGGAACAGGTTGAAAACGAAGGTAAAAAGTACAAACCAATTTCAGATTATAAAAACAATCTGGTATTTAAATCTTTGCCTTATGAAGAGCTTGAGATTAAAAGTGATGCTACTTTAAAAGAGAAAAGAGAAGCTTGGCACCAAGCATTATCTAAAGACGTTTATGTAGAAGAAGCATTAAATGTTTTAGATGATTTACAAACCAAAAGTAATATGGTGAAAAGTAATTCTTCAAAAATGAAGAAAGATAAATTAGTGAAGTCTTAG
- a CDS encoding DNA/RNA non-specific endonuclease: protein MRGFLVLSLVSMVFFSCKKETVVKEELKEEKTLFVSNQNSTDSLYTVAYLPTSTTKQIVKHKYYTLSYNEKFEQAEWVAYELKKEYLKNGDYKRPYFIEDPKVTTGSADWRNYKKSGYDKGHLCPAGDMEFDKNAYNDTFYTSNISPQKHDFNSGIWNRIEQKTRYWAGKYNDIYVVTGGVLKDSDKKIGTEEVAVPKYFYKIILAKSGTQHKAIAFLVPNENSDRSLYDFVVPIETIEKTTGIDFFPNLKNLKSSQDF, encoded by the coding sequence ATGAGAGGATTTCTTGTTTTGAGTTTGGTAAGTATGGTGTTTTTTTCGTGTAAAAAAGAAACAGTAGTAAAAGAGGAATTAAAGGAAGAAAAAACTCTTTTTGTTTCCAATCAAAACAGTACAGATTCGTTGTATACTGTTGCGTATTTGCCCACATCCACAACGAAACAAATTGTAAAACATAAATACTACACGCTGTCTTATAATGAAAAGTTCGAACAGGCAGAGTGGGTGGCGTATGAACTTAAAAAAGAATATTTGAAAAATGGAGATTATAAACGTCCCTATTTTATTGAAGATCCCAAAGTAACAACAGGTTCAGCCGACTGGAGGAATTATAAAAAATCGGGTTATGATAAAGGACATCTTTGCCCTGCCGGTGATATGGAGTTTGATAAAAATGCCTATAACGATACTTTTTACACCTCTAATATTTCGCCTCAAAAACATGATTTTAATAGTGGAATCTGGAACAGAATAGAACAGAAAACACGCTACTGGGCAGGAAAATACAACGATATTTATGTGGTTACCGGAGGTGTTTTGAAAGATTCGGATAAAAAAATAGGAACAGAAGAAGTTGCTGTTCCTAAATATTTTTATAAAATCATTCTGGCTAAATCAGGGACTCAGCACAAAGCCATTGCATTTTTAGTTCCAAATGAAAATAGCGATCGATCACTTTACGATTTTGTCGTTCCGATAGAAACGATCGAAAAAACGACCGGAATTGATTTCTTTCCGAATTTGAAAAATTTAAAAAGTAGTCAGGACTTTTAG
- the rpe gene encoding ribulose-phosphate 3-epimerase: MKNTLIAPSVLAADFANLQRDIEMINNSEADWFHIDIMDGVFVPNISFGMPVLEAISRHAKKTIDVHLMIVDPDRYIKTFADLGANVLSVHYEACTHLHRTLQAIKAEGMKAGVAINPHTNIDLLEDVINDIDLVCIMSVNPGFGGQSFIENTYAKVKKLKELITRKNAATLIEIDGGVTNKNAKQLVEAGADVLVAGSFVFKAENPTATIADLKVLTTF; encoded by the coding sequence ATGAAGAATACACTTATAGCTCCTTCTGTTTTAGCAGCCGATTTTGCCAATTTACAACGTGATATCGAAATGATTAATAACAGTGAGGCAGATTGGTTTCATATTGATATCATGGACGGTGTTTTTGTCCCGAATATCTCTTTTGGAATGCCTGTTTTAGAAGCCATTTCAAGACATGCAAAAAAAACAATCGATGTTCATTTAATGATTGTTGATCCGGACAGATACATAAAAACCTTCGCTGATTTAGGCGCAAATGTACTAAGCGTACATTACGAAGCGTGTACCCATTTACACCGAACGCTGCAAGCAATCAAAGCCGAAGGAATGAAAGCCGGAGTAGCCATCAACCCTCATACCAATATTGATTTATTAGAAGACGTTATCAATGACATTGATCTGGTTTGCATCATGAGTGTTAATCCTGGTTTTGGAGGACAATCTTTTATTGAAAATACTTATGCAAAAGTAAAAAAGCTAAAAGAACTGATTACCCGAAAAAATGCAGCAACACTTATCGAAATTGACGGTGGTGTAACCAATAAAAATGCAAAACAACTAGTAGAGGCCGGAGCCGATGTTTTGGTAGCAGGAAGCTTTGTTTTTAAAGCCGAAAACCCAACAGCAACTATTGCGGACCTAAAAGTCCTGACTACTTTTTAA
- a CDS encoding sigma-70 family RNA polymerase sigma factor → MRQLKITKQVTNRETASLDKYLQEIGKVDLITADEEVELAQRIKAGDQRALEKLTKANLRFVVSVAKQYQNQGLTLPDLINEGNLGLIKAAQRFDETRGFKFISYAVWWIRQSILQALAEQSRIVRLPLNKIGSINKINKMYALLEQSNERPPSAEEIAKELDMTVNDVKESMKNSGRHLSMDAPLVEGEDSNLYDVLRSGESPNPDRELIHESLRTEIERSLETLTPREADVVRLYFGLGDQHPMTLEEIGETFDLTRERVRQIKEKAIRRLKHTSRSKILKTYLG, encoded by the coding sequence ATGAGACAACTTAAAATCACCAAGCAGGTAACCAATCGTGAAACTGCATCGTTAGATAAATATCTACAAGAAATCGGAAAAGTTGACCTAATTACCGCAGATGAAGAGGTAGAATTAGCACAAAGAATAAAGGCTGGTGATCAAAGAGCTTTAGAAAAATTGACAAAAGCCAACCTACGTTTCGTAGTTTCTGTGGCAAAACAATATCAAAATCAAGGATTAACACTTCCTGATTTAATTAACGAAGGAAACTTAGGTCTAATTAAAGCGGCTCAACGTTTTGATGAAACTCGTGGTTTCAAATTTATCTCTTACGCAGTTTGGTGGATTCGTCAATCGATCCTTCAGGCTTTGGCAGAACAATCACGTATTGTACGTTTACCATTAAACAAAATTGGTTCTATCAATAAAATCAACAAAATGTATGCCTTATTAGAGCAATCTAACGAGCGCCCACCTTCTGCTGAGGAAATTGCAAAAGAACTTGATATGACTGTAAATGATGTAAAAGAGTCTATGAAAAACTCTGGTCGTCACTTATCTATGGATGCACCTCTTGTTGAAGGAGAAGATTCTAACCTTTATGACGTTCTACGTTCAGGAGAATCTCCAAACCCGGACAGAGAATTAATTCATGAATCCTTACGTACTGAAATCGAACGTTCTTTAGAAACATTAACTCCAAGAGAGGCAGATGTTGTTCGTTTGTATTTTGGTCTTGGTGATCAACACCCAATGACTCTTGAGGAAATTGGAGAAACTTTCGACTTAACTCGTGAGCGTGTACGTCAGATTAAAGAAAAAGCAATCCGCAGATTAAAACATACTTCAAGAAGTAAAATTCTTAAAACGTATTTAGGATAA
- a CDS encoding DUF4249 domain-containing protein translates to MKSIVQHSNLLYKTVALMLFCLSIGSCTEQYVFQTNTFESIPVVQANITNELKKQEIKITRSYRLEEYGPTPEKGASVYVTDSDNNTYEFEFEDFSGLYVSKNPFQAITGKSYQLNITTNDGKSYSSATETLTPVNQINVEPKIETIDGEKGVQIVVTSQDPSSKSQFYRFEYAETYKIISPDWKPNKLTPDPSNPGPNYTYLSIPRGNSESRVCYTTRKSDDIILVSNVGLSEDKINLPIRFIDIKDPILYERYSIVVREYVQNLTSYTYYKTLKSLSTSASLLSQIQPGFNYGNLKSNSNPDEKIIGYFEVSSVSTKRIFFNFRDIFIDDPYPSFIADCSQKIELPNCFTEKFCRGPQIYSIVTGSGREYVYFATLSGGGDYANYVFTPAPCGDCTKISSNIKPLFWID, encoded by the coding sequence ATGAAATCTATAGTTCAACATAGTAACCTTTTATACAAGACAGTTGCCCTGATGCTCTTCTGCCTTTCTATAGGTAGTTGCACTGAGCAATATGTTTTTCAAACCAATACCTTTGAAAGTATACCGGTTGTTCAGGCCAACATTACAAATGAGTTAAAAAAACAGGAAATAAAAATTACCAGATCTTATCGTCTGGAGGAGTATGGTCCAACTCCTGAAAAAGGGGCAAGTGTTTATGTAACCGACAGTGACAACAATACCTATGAATTTGAATTTGAAGATTTCTCCGGTCTTTATGTTTCAAAAAATCCTTTCCAGGCGATTACAGGGAAGTCATACCAATTAAATATCACAACAAACGACGGCAAATCATACTCGTCTGCAACGGAGACTCTGACTCCTGTTAACCAAATTAACGTAGAACCAAAAATAGAAACAATAGACGGAGAAAAAGGGGTACAAATAGTGGTGACCAGTCAAGATCCAAGTTCAAAATCACAATTTTACAGATTCGAATACGCTGAAACCTATAAAATAATATCTCCGGATTGGAAACCAAATAAGTTGACCCCCGATCCAAGTAACCCAGGACCGAACTATACTTATTTGAGTATTCCCAGAGGTAATAGCGAATCAAGAGTATGTTATACCACAAGAAAATCAGACGATATAATATTAGTAAGCAATGTAGGTCTTAGCGAAGACAAAATCAATCTGCCCATACGTTTTATAGATATTAAAGATCCTATTCTTTATGAACGATATAGCATTGTTGTACGCGAGTATGTTCAGAATTTAACCTCATACACTTATTATAAAACACTAAAAAGTCTTTCGACTTCCGCAAGTCTTTTATCACAAATCCAACCGGGGTTTAATTATGGTAATTTAAAATCAAATAGTAATCCCGACGAGAAAATAATTGGCTATTTTGAAGTATCATCCGTTTCCACAAAAAGAATCTTTTTTAATTTCAGAGATATCTTTATAGACGATCCTTATCCTTCGTTTATCGCAGATTGTAGTCAAAAAATAGAATTACCTAATTGCTTTACAGAAAAATTCTGCCGTGGCCCACAAATATATTCTATCGTTACCGGGTCCGGAAGAGAGTACGTCTATTTTGCAACTCTTAGTGGTGGTGGTGACTATGCAAACTATGTTTTTACTCCTGCCCCTTGTGGCGACTGTACTAAAATTTCATCTAACATTAAACCTTTATTTTGGATAGATTAA